In Candidatus Neomarinimicrobiota bacterium, one genomic interval encodes:
- a CDS encoding NAD(P)-dependent alcohol dehydrogenase has translation MKAIVCTKYGPPDVLQLQEVEKPVPKDNEVLIKVHAATATTSGLSGRKGEPFIARLFTGLTKPKKNILGIELAGEIEVVGKDVKLFKIGDQILGHAGLGFGAYAEFISLPENAALVIKPTNMSYEESVAVVEGTLTALHFFRGKGTIQSGQKVLINGASGSVGTASIQVAKYFGAEVTGVCSTTNIELVKSLGADTVIDYTQEDFTKGGATYDVIFDTVGKSSFSRCKGSLKQKGVYLDAGRAATIFPMLWTSIFGSKKAIIKATYVRPPEKIKKDLVFLKELIETGKIKPVIDRRYPLEQTAEAHRYVEKGHKKGNVVITVEHNNKT, from the coding sequence ATGAAAGCGATTGTATGCACAAAATACGGACCACCGGATGTTCTTCAGCTCCAAGAGGTAGAAAAACCTGTTCCTAAAGATAATGAAGTACTCATAAAGGTTCACGCAGCAACAGCAACAACATCGGGTCTCTCCGGTCGAAAAGGTGAACCATTTATTGCTAGACTATTCACTGGTCTCACAAAACCTAAAAAAAACATACTCGGGATTGAGCTAGCCGGGGAAATTGAAGTCGTTGGAAAAGATGTAAAATTATTTAAAATCGGTGACCAAATTTTGGGACATGCCGGGCTCGGCTTCGGTGCTTATGCTGAGTTCATTTCTCTGCCTGAAAACGCGGCATTGGTCATAAAACCTACCAATATGTCTTATGAGGAATCTGTCGCTGTTGTTGAAGGGACATTAACAGCATTACATTTTTTTAGGGGTAAGGGAACTATTCAGAGTGGACAAAAAGTACTTATCAATGGCGCTTCTGGATCTGTAGGTACTGCTTCGATACAGGTTGCCAAGTACTTTGGGGCAGAAGTGACCGGCGTCTGCAGCACAACAAATATAGAACTGGTGAAATCTCTGGGCGCCGATACAGTCATTGATTATACCCAAGAGGATTTTACCAAAGGTGGTGCTACCTATGATGTTATTTTTGACACGGTAGGCAAGAGTTCATTTTCACGTTGTAAAGGCTCGCTAAAGCAAAAGGGTGTCTATCTTGATGCCGGTAGGGCCGCAACTATATTTCCAATGTTATGGACTTCAATATTCGGCAGTAAAAAAGCCATTATTAAGGCCACGTATGTGAGGCCACCAGAGAAAATCAAGAAAGATTTAGTTTTCCTCAAAGAGCTGATTGAGACGGGAAAGATAAAGCCGGTCATCGATAGACGCTATCCGTTGGAACAAACTGCCGAGGCTCACCGGTATGTTGAAAAAGGGCACAAAAAGGGGAATGTGGTCATAACTGTGGAGCATAATAACAAAACCTAA
- a CDS encoding DUF4386 domain-containing protein: MTNRIADISLRQAALVAGFGYLIIFIFGGFASFSGISVPGNAAATADNIMASESLFRMGIASWLFALTADAIVAWALYVFLKPVSKSLSLLAAWLRLVFVAVFVLNQLNLVFAWQLLSGSDYATVFEPNQLHAQAMLFLNAYEYGMHISFIFFGLHIFVLGYLIFKSDYIPRILGVLLIIASVGYQIDSFGNFLSSRYANNEALFLVFVAVPAVIAEFSLNLWLLIKGGKDEQQEKRALESA; the protein is encoded by the coding sequence ATGACAAACCGTATCGCTGATATATCACTACGCCAAGCTGCCCTGGTCGCAGGGTTCGGGTATCTAATCATTTTTATATTCGGTGGCTTCGCTAGTTTCTCTGGGATTTCTGTGCCGGGGAATGCAGCAGCAACAGCCGATAATATTATGGCTTCTGAGTCACTATTTCGCATGGGTATTGCTAGCTGGCTATTCGCGCTTACGGCTGATGCGATTGTAGCTTGGGCGCTCTATGTTTTCCTCAAACCAGTAAGTAAGAGTCTCTCGCTGCTCGCGGCGTGGTTGCGGTTGGTGTTTGTCGCTGTTTTTGTACTCAATCAGCTCAATCTTGTTTTTGCTTGGCAACTTCTAAGTGGTTCGGACTATGCCACAGTATTTGAACCCAATCAGTTGCATGCTCAAGCGATGCTATTTCTTAATGCGTACGAATATGGAATGCATATTTCATTCATATTTTTTGGCCTGCATATATTTGTCCTTGGTTATTTGATTTTCAAGTCGGACTACATTCCCAGAATTTTGGGCGTCCTGTTGATAATTGCATCTGTAGGCTATCAAATAGATAGTTTTGGAAATTTTCTTTCATCCCGCTACGCCAACAACGAAGCATTATTTTTAGTGTTTGTTGCCGTGCCTGCGGTTATTGCGGAATTTTCACTTAACTTGTGGCTTTTGATTAAAGGTGGAAAGGACGAACAGCAGGAGAAACGTGCTCTTGAATCTGCCTAA
- a CDS encoding DUF2461 domain-containing protein: MSSSKSPFSPALFDFLKELSENNNRQWFNANKERYHSDVRDPMLQFIVMMQAPLAELSAHIVASPKPVGGSMFRIYRDTRFSKDKTPYKTHAAAHFQHSSSGDAHSLGFYVHLGPEKSLLGCGVWRPATPSAYQIRNHIAAHPEDWRKATTGQAFLSTTNGVEGEQLKRVPKEFGPDHPFADDLRRKDFTASVRLSSREVTSPGFVEQAASSYRAMAPLAAYLARALELAW, encoded by the coding sequence ATGAGCAGTTCGAAGTCACCCTTTTCGCCTGCGCTGTTTGACTTTCTCAAGGAACTCAGCGAGAATAACAACCGCCAGTGGTTCAATGCCAACAAGGAGCGGTACCACTCAGATGTGCGCGACCCCATGCTCCAGTTCATCGTCATGATGCAAGCGCCGCTGGCCGAGCTTTCGGCCCACATCGTGGCCAGCCCGAAGCCGGTGGGCGGTTCCATGTTCCGAATTTACCGCGACACCCGTTTCTCCAAGGACAAAACGCCCTACAAGACCCACGCCGCTGCCCACTTTCAGCACAGCAGTAGCGGCGATGCCCACTCCCTGGGATTTTATGTGCACCTGGGTCCGGAGAAAAGTCTGCTCGGCTGTGGCGTATGGCGTCCGGCGACCCCCTCGGCCTATCAAATCCGCAACCACATCGCCGCGCACCCTGAAGATTGGCGCAAAGCGACAACCGGGCAGGCGTTTTTAAGCACTACCAACGGCGTGGAGGGCGAGCAGCTCAAGCGGGTACCCAAAGAATTCGGCCCCGACCACCCCTTTGCCGATGACCTGCGCCGGAAGGATTTTACCGCGTCCGTACGGCTGAGCAGCAGGGAAGTGACGTCGCCGGGATTCGTGGAGCAGGCGGCCAGCAGCTACCGCGCTATGGCCCCGTTAGCGGCCTACCTGGCCCGGGCGTTGGAGTTGGCCTGGTAG
- a CDS encoding aminopeptidase P family protein, which produces MTRISAETLPKFQKFLSDQGLDAWLLYDFQGLNTFARQFVPLDEGLITRRWFYLLPATGSPAALVHRIEEHYFEGLPGKRIPYSGWQELHHALGELLAGHHRVAMEYSPECALPYVSKIDAGTLELVRSSGVEVVSSGDIIQYFHSRWSHKGYTAHMATVALMHQIRERAFATAAKAVRDGQKLSEYELQQAMMSDMTAAGLYADHPPIVAVDAHAALPHYSPTESNPSPIEAGSLLLIDMWAKQSDEPEATYVDITWTGYAGEQVPGKIAQVFSVVKEARDAAVGFMERRLAAGQPVAGWEVDEACRAVVTEAGYGPHFTHRTGHSIDVEVHGAGVNIDALEVRDDRQLIPGVGFSIEPGIYLPGEFGIRSEIDAYISDTGVEVTTTPSQEEVLPLLAMF; this is translated from the coding sequence ATGACCAGAATCAGTGCCGAAACGCTGCCCAAGTTCCAGAAGTTCCTCTCGGATCAGGGGTTGGATGCCTGGCTGCTGTATGACTTCCAGGGACTCAACACCTTCGCCCGCCAGTTCGTGCCGCTGGATGAGGGGCTGATCACGCGCCGCTGGTTCTACCTGCTGCCTGCCACCGGCAGCCCCGCGGCCCTGGTCCACCGCATTGAGGAGCACTACTTTGAGGGGCTGCCGGGCAAACGGATTCCCTACAGCGGCTGGCAGGAACTCCACCATGCCCTTGGTGAGCTGCTGGCCGGACACCATCGGGTGGCCATGGAGTACTCCCCGGAATGTGCCCTGCCGTATGTGAGCAAGATCGACGCAGGCACCCTGGAGCTGGTGCGCAGCTCCGGCGTAGAGGTGGTCTCATCCGGCGACATCATCCAGTACTTCCACTCCCGCTGGAGCCACAAGGGCTATACCGCCCACATGGCTACCGTGGCGCTTATGCATCAGATTCGGGAACGGGCCTTCGCCACGGCGGCCAAGGCTGTGCGCGACGGGCAGAAGCTCTCTGAATACGAGCTCCAGCAGGCGATGATGAGCGACATGACTGCTGCGGGACTGTACGCGGATCATCCGCCCATTGTGGCCGTGGATGCCCATGCTGCCCTGCCCCACTACTCGCCCACCGAGAGCAATCCCAGCCCCATCGAGGCTGGCAGCCTGCTCCTCATCGACATGTGGGCCAAACAGAGCGACGAGCCGGAAGCCACCTACGTGGACATCACCTGGACCGGGTATGCCGGGGAACAGGTGCCCGGTAAAATCGCCCAGGTTTTTAGCGTTGTCAAGGAGGCGCGGGATGCGGCGGTGGGGTTTATGGAGCGGCGCCTGGCTGCGGGCCAGCCGGTGGCGGGCTGGGAGGTGGACGAGGCCTGCCGGGCGGTGGTCACTGAGGCCGGATATGGTCCCCATTTTACCCACCGCACCGGCCACAGCATCGACGTTGAAGTGCACGGCGCGGGGGTTAACATCGATGCCTTGGAGGTGCGGGACGACCGCCAATTGATCCCCGGTGTGGGCTTCAGCATCGAGCCGGGTATCTACCTGCCGGGCGAGTTCGGCATCCGCAGCGAGATCGACGCCTACATCAGCGACACAGGTGTGGAAGTGACGACGACTCCTTCGCAGGAAGAAGTGCTGCCGCTGCTGGCCATGTTCTAG
- a CDS encoding Gfo/Idh/MocA family oxidoreductase: MSPIRTGFIGAGEIARSHAGILKANPDVILGTVYDIKDDISVQFASEHGMQCLSSMEAVIDDSDAIYIASPNRFHAELTCQALGQNKHVFCEKPFALNLSDAQRIIEVSEGNGQIYQLGFNRRFAPVYLKMKQLIAAGEIVPQSFNIKMNRGELQVPAWASNPDVTGGFLFDTTLHLVDIVRYLFGEVTKVTAVGSKSIYACVDDFSMIFELESGVHGVFSSTAHATWLFPFERLEIYGDHSSIYNDEMEAVSYCPNLEAETEKLEYSQLPIEDRWGYRRENKAFIDRIRGKKSEDSSLVATQMDGYKNIELLESIYDQIGLGR, encoded by the coding sequence ATGAGCCCCATTAGAACGGGTTTCATAGGTGCCGGAGAAATCGCCCGCAGCCATGCTGGTATTCTAAAGGCAAATCCGGATGTAATCCTGGGGACGGTGTATGATATCAAAGATGATATTAGCGTGCAGTTTGCCTCAGAGCATGGCATGCAGTGTCTCTCGAGCATGGAGGCGGTGATTGATGATTCCGATGCCATATATATTGCTTCCCCCAATAGATTTCATGCGGAATTGACCTGTCAGGCTTTAGGGCAAAATAAGCATGTTTTTTGCGAAAAGCCCTTTGCCCTGAACCTTTCCGATGCCCAGAGGATCATCGAAGTCAGTGAAGGAAATGGGCAAATCTACCAGTTGGGGTTTAATCGCCGATTTGCACCGGTCTATTTGAAAATGAAGCAATTGATTGCGGCGGGTGAAATCGTCCCGCAGTCTTTCAATATCAAAATGAACCGGGGAGAGCTCCAGGTACCCGCATGGGCAAGTAACCCGGACGTAACGGGAGGATTTCTTTTCGATACGACCCTTCATCTGGTAGATATTGTCAGATATCTGTTTGGAGAGGTAACAAAAGTAACCGCCGTAGGATCGAAATCGATCTATGCATGTGTCGATGATTTCTCCATGATATTTGAATTGGAAAGCGGCGTTCATGGTGTCTTTTCTTCAACGGCGCATGCCACCTGGCTATTCCCCTTTGAAAGGCTTGAAATCTATGGGGATCACAGTTCGATCTATAATGATGAGATGGAAGCAGTCTCCTATTGCCCGAATTTGGAAGCCGAGACGGAAAAATTGGAATACTCCCAGTTGCCCATTGAAGACAGGTGGGGTTATAGACGGGAGAATAAGGCGTTTATAGATCGCATTCGTGGCAAGAAGTCAGAGGATAGCTCCCTGGTTGCAACGCAGATGGACGGGTATAAGAACATCGAGCTGCTGGAATCTATCTACGATCAGATCGGGTTGGGGCGCTGA
- the iolD gene encoding 3D-(3,5/4)-trihydroxycyclohexane-1,2-dione acylhydrolase (decyclizing): MGHSIRLTTAQAIVRFLKAQWVEFDEQSHPFFAGMLGIFGHGNVAGIGQALEQDGEFTHYLPRSEQGMVHIAAAFAKQHRRLKAFVCTSSVGPGATNMVTGAAGATINRLPVLLLPGDTFSNRSVAPVLQQLEHAQSQDISVNDSFISVSRYWDRINRPEQILSAFPEAMRILTSPAETGAVTIALPEDVQAEAYDFPQQFFEKRIYSIARREPDEAVLTRSVELIVQSRRPMAIAGGGVLYSQAEASLAQFCEATGIPVGETQAGKGSLPWKHGQNLGAVGATGTLAANRTALEADLVICLGTRLSDFTTASKTQFQNPDVKFISINVNDSDAHKHSALPVVADAKATLTGMGARLVERGYHVSKSYAESIAALKAQWDQEVTRIVAPREDQRLTQGEVIGLVNDFMTERDTVVAAAGSLPGDMHKLWRIDNGDQYHMEYGYSCMGYEIAGGLGARMAKEDGDVIVMVGDGSYLMMHTELVTSIQERHKMIVVLLDNQGFGSINALAGSLGSLGFGNRYQVRDPKTKKLTGEYMKIDFAQNAASLGAHGIEAHTREEIKAALEQARSNQKITLIHIAIGPSDVPGYDTWWEVPVAEVSDMPSVKQARDEYDKSLQKKRQF; this comes from the coding sequence ATGGGCCATAGTATACGATTAACAACCGCCCAGGCAATTGTCAGGTTCCTTAAAGCCCAGTGGGTTGAATTCGATGAGCAAAGCCACCCGTTTTTTGCGGGCATGTTGGGGATATTTGGCCACGGCAATGTGGCCGGTATTGGGCAGGCACTGGAGCAAGATGGCGAGTTCACGCACTATTTACCGCGAAGTGAACAAGGCATGGTGCATATCGCCGCAGCATTTGCCAAGCAGCATCGGCGTCTGAAGGCCTTCGTCTGTACTTCCTCGGTGGGACCGGGCGCCACCAATATGGTTACCGGCGCCGCGGGCGCGACCATCAATCGATTGCCAGTACTCCTACTGCCGGGGGATACATTCTCAAACCGAAGCGTTGCCCCGGTGCTGCAGCAATTGGAGCATGCTCAAAGCCAGGATATATCGGTGAATGACAGCTTCATATCCGTAAGCCGGTATTGGGACCGAATCAACCGACCGGAGCAGATCCTGTCCGCATTTCCGGAAGCGATGCGGATTCTTACCAGCCCGGCGGAGACAGGCGCAGTCACCATCGCGCTACCGGAGGATGTACAGGCGGAAGCATATGACTTCCCACAGCAGTTTTTTGAAAAACGCATCTACTCGATTGCCAGGCGAGAGCCGGATGAAGCGGTACTCACCCGGTCGGTGGAGTTGATTGTGCAATCCAGGAGGCCCATGGCCATCGCCGGCGGAGGGGTGCTCTACTCCCAGGCGGAGGCTAGCCTGGCCCAATTTTGTGAAGCGACGGGCATACCCGTAGGAGAAACCCAGGCAGGCAAAGGCTCGCTACCCTGGAAGCATGGACAGAATCTCGGTGCCGTTGGCGCGACGGGCACCCTGGCGGCCAACCGAACGGCCCTGGAAGCAGACCTGGTTATCTGCCTGGGAACGCGGTTGTCCGATTTCACGACTGCCTCGAAGACTCAATTTCAAAATCCGGATGTAAAATTCATAAGCATCAACGTGAACGATTCGGACGCCCATAAGCACTCCGCGTTACCGGTTGTCGCCGACGCGAAGGCTACCCTGACCGGCATGGGTGCGAGGCTGGTTGAGCGTGGCTACCATGTGTCGAAGTCATACGCCGAATCCATCGCCGCATTAAAAGCTCAATGGGACCAGGAGGTCACCAGAATAGTTGCCCCCCGAGAAGATCAGCGGCTCACGCAGGGCGAAGTCATCGGGCTGGTGAATGACTTCATGACGGAGCGCGACACGGTGGTGGCGGCGGCGGGAAGCCTGCCAGGGGATATGCATAAACTGTGGCGCATCGATAATGGCGATCAGTATCACATGGAATATGGTTACTCATGCATGGGCTATGAAATAGCCGGCGGGTTGGGTGCGCGCATGGCCAAGGAAGACGGCGATGTGATCGTCATGGTGGGTGACGGCTCCTACCTTATGATGCACACGGAACTGGTAACTTCAATCCAGGAGCGTCATAAGATGATTGTGGTCCTGCTGGACAACCAAGGATTTGGCAGCATTAACGCTCTGGCCGGTAGTCTGGGGAGCCTGGGGTTTGGTAATCGGTACCAGGTGCGCGACCCCAAGACGAAGAAATTGACAGGTGAATATATGAAAATTGACTTTGCGCAGAACGCAGCATCCCTGGGTGCCCATGGCATTGAGGCCCATACGCGCGAAGAAATCAAAGCGGCCCTTGAACAGGCGAGATCCAACCAGAAGATCACACTCATTCATATTGCTATCGGGCCGTCAGACGTGCCCGGCTACGATACCTGGTGGGAAGTGCCAGTGGCAGAGGTGTCCGATATGCCGTCTGTGAAGCAAGCCAGGGACGAGTATGACAAAAGCCTTCAGAAGAAGCGGCAATTTTAG
- the iolE gene encoding myo-inosose-2 dehydratase → MWNKIKFGIAPINWSNDDLLELGADITLEQCLGDMQKAGFSGTEMGHKYPTEAQRLKPILDAYNLDLASGWFSTYFVQNTNPEEELDRLGKSLQFLSAMGTKTINLAECSGAVHNARHIPLSQKPVFDDKDWDRLIQGLSKAGQLCHTYGIQAGYHHHMGTGIETYEEIERLMKSTNPDTISLCADTGHLRYAGMDPLDVFKKFSDRIIHIHLKDVRRNILESGPSDKSSFLDSVLEGVFTVPGDGMIDFVPIFEVVVESVYEGWMIVEAEQDPAKADPLQYAQMAAEYLGSIFSS, encoded by the coding sequence ATTTGGAATAAAATCAAGTTTGGGATAGCCCCCATCAACTGGAGCAACGATGATCTGCTTGAACTGGGAGCGGATATCACGCTTGAGCAATGTCTTGGGGACATGCAGAAAGCCGGGTTTTCCGGCACGGAGATGGGCCACAAGTATCCAACGGAAGCCCAGCGGCTCAAACCCATACTCGATGCCTATAATTTGGATCTGGCCTCTGGCTGGTTCTCAACCTACTTTGTCCAAAACACCAACCCGGAAGAAGAATTGGACCGGTTGGGAAAATCGCTCCAGTTTCTCTCCGCCATGGGAACGAAGACCATTAACCTCGCGGAATGCAGCGGAGCAGTGCATAATGCGAGGCATATTCCCCTTTCACAAAAACCGGTGTTCGATGATAAAGATTGGGACCGCCTTATCCAGGGATTGAGTAAAGCTGGGCAGTTATGCCATACCTATGGAATCCAGGCCGGGTACCATCATCACATGGGTACCGGAATAGAAACCTATGAAGAAATTGAGCGGTTAATGAAATCGACCAACCCTGACACGATCTCCCTGTGCGCCGATACGGGTCACCTCCGTTATGCCGGTATGGATCCGCTAGACGTATTTAAGAAATTCAGTGATCGTATCATACATATTCACCTCAAGGATGTCCGCAGGAATATCTTAGAGTCAGGACCAAGCGACAAAAGCTCATTTCTCGATTCAGTCCTGGAGGGGGTATTTACAGTGCCTGGTGATGGCATGATTGATTTTGTGCCTATCTTTGAGGTGGTCGTCGAATCCGTCTACGAGGGTTGGATGATTGTGGAAGCGGAACAGGATCCGGCCAAAGCCGATCCTCTTCAATATGCTCAAATGGCCGCTGAATATTTAGGCAGCATCTTCTCATCATAA